The genomic stretch caaggcAACCTTTGAAAATCTCTTCCCATCTGCCAAAAACatcttctattcatggcaggggCAACACTGGGTCaatgctcaccttgaaatccccacaaATGTGAATAGCACCAGCCTTCCTTTTCCTGATCACCAGGACAGTAGTCGTGGTCCAATCATTTcattcaaccttggagagaattccaggcgCCTCCAAGttctgcagttcagcatccactttagaaCATAGTGCGCAAGGCACTGGATGCACTttgtggaatcttggtgttgctgcttcatccagttcaattctggccttcatgcttttgagtttaccaatacagtacccttctcaaacaccttctcattagcattaagcagctgtgccggTCTTCGGTCAGTGCTACCGTTTGGGCTGCTGTTGCCtattgatgtcacactgagagctttgactgAGTGCCAGTTTAGTTGGATTTTTCTTAACCATTCATGTCAGAAAAGTTCTGGCCcgccacttttcaatacataaagctctatcTGTTGTGTTTGGCTTTCATTTGTTAGTTACATTTACTTTCtatttgcctttgggagacacttcttCACCTGTGTATGTCTTtaacatcactgaggtcttctctaacggcatcttagaaaacagtctgttgtcatcagcctctggaattatggacaaagctgaccccgtatccagctccattttcagttttacaccagacacatctgttgtgatccagatgattttgtgatctgcttcagtaatactacgcagttctaggcatggcctttgtcagactctatgttgtctgattctgtgacattcagtaactttatgcatttgcttagttttttttgtttgagacttttcactgggttgtgctttttgtctgccttgcacatttTGTATGTGATCTTGTCTGTaacactttctgcagactttttctttgaaccaacagtcatttgtatcatgagaggatttgccacatcgataCCATCTTATGCTTTTTGcatcattcagggacattttgtgtatTCCATTTTCTAACCTTTCCTGTAATTCTGCGGCATCTGTAGCTGCAGTCTCTAACGATGTTGCCATGGTCAATGCCTGtgctaaggttaggtctctttcagacagtagcctcttttgagtgctttgacaatgcatgccacatacaggcctttcccttaatgcatcagaaagtatatctaaagtcacagtactgagaAAGGTTACGCAGTTCTGcgatgtattcagaaatgctttcatcttttgactggttctttttgtaaaatctaaatctttcAGCTATTGCCAGCcatttagggctcaagtgattttgtaaaattgtaactatTTCATTGAACGTcctgcttgctggcttttcagggattACTAGGCTGCATAAGAGACTGTATGTCCTTGAACCCATTAAGCTAGGAAGTGCAGGGGCTTTCTTTAACTCCTCCACATTGTTTATGTTACAATATAGTTCAACCCTCTCAATATATGACTCCCTATCCCCCGGttttcattagcactatcaaattcatcaactttctcaACTGAAGCTATCGCCaggttattttcactttaaattcagcacgTCTTCCACTGTGTACCATGCTGTACTCGTGCCTTTGTTAGTGTCCGTGATGGCTTTCTCGTGCTGCTTAACTCTCACTGTTTCATCCTGCAACTGTTGATGCAGTTCATGATGTATTCAGGCATTCAAGTTTGTAGtcatcgccaatttgttgtgtctgtgcaaaactacatatcgattaaatgaaagcacacgtgcaggagatggctttaactggtgtattcacattgcagtgagagagagagagaacaatgtgcataTGTAGACAACAGcgcatgcacagacaacagatcaatacatagtgctaaggggtgaggggggtatcattgctctaaaagaaatgggTCCATACATCACAATCAGTGGCAAATGAAACCAGCTTGCATGGGCACTGATGAATTGGGCCAACGGCCTTTCTTTGTGCTATAGTACTGTGTGACTCTGGCATATTTGAGCTTAAGCATGATGGCTACCACTGTTCATCTCTTCCCCAACTTATTCTCCTATCATATGCCAACTTATGCTGCTTGGAAAATTTGGCAATTTTGAATTCAATTTGTCGTGTTTCTCCTCATTTGTAGAAATCAGCCCTGGTTATCCGTGGACCCCAAGATGTGAGAAAGAAGGAGCGGGTGTTTTTGCAATTCCATCTCAATGAAACAGAAGAGTATTTCAGTGCAATTGGTTATCTCTTATTCGCTTCATTTGATGAGTTTCGGGAGAGGTGAGAACTTTAATTTTATGGACTGATGTGGCTGAGTGAAAAGACCTAATACTTTGCTGGTGCCTATTGATTGTTACATAAAGCATTTTAAGTGAAATAAATGTTTATCACACAACTGTGTGATCAGGTTCTGCTCTAACTTctacaagtttgcaaatgacacaaccATAGTGGGCTGAATCTCAAAGAACAACGAGTTGGAgctcaggaaggagatagagagcttactgacatggtgtcatgacataatctttccctcaatgtcaggtATACAAAAGAGCTGGTGTCTGACTACTGGTACGGGGCAGTGCACGTGCTGCTGTTTATATCAATGGTGCTGAGCCGAGAGATTTGAAAGCTTCAAGTTCAtatgagtgaacatcaccaatagcctgcccCAATCCAACCGCATGGACACTCAGCCAAGAAAAGCCTACTtcatcaggaggctaaagaaattttgcatgtcccctttgacccttGCCACTTCGTCTAACACTTCATACAGCCAATGCAATTAAAGACCCCATACATCCCAGGCAATCTCTCTTCACCCCACTCCCATCAAGCAGAAAATACAACAGCCTGAGTGCAGTACCACCAAGCTCGATATGAGCTTCTGTCTTGCAGTCAAAACTATTGAAAAGTCCCCTACTATGATAAGCTGGACCCTTGACTTCACAGTCTATGTTCTAATGACCTTGCTGTTGTCTGCCCGCACTGCAGTTTCTCTGTCACTGTAACATTTAATTCTGTAttctattgttttatcttgtactcACAcaatgtactgtgataataagtTGATCTGAATGCAAgctaagtttttcactgtacttcagtacatgtgataataataaagtGATTTACCATTTTAAATTGTAAATCAGTGTTTGCCTTTCATGCAAAATCAACTGGACACtttaaataaaatcagaaaatgctggacgtctcttcctttgtagcatattgttattgtttgcttaatcttgcactgtattaatgctcctcattgggatttggggtttttaattttgtaaaatgttttgaaaaactaattaaaaaaattaaaaaaagaaaaagaaaaaaaaagaaaatgctggacgCATTGAGTTGATCAGGCAGTATCTCTGTGAAAAGATGAACAGGGTGATAGTTTAGATCTGAGGCCTTTCTTCAAAATTGGCAGAAAGGATACACAAAAATGGATGGATCCAGGAAAAAGTAAGCTCAGTGTGGAAAAGGGATGCTGAAACAACAGGTCTTCTGAGAGACACTTGCTTGTTGTTGGCAGTCAGCAGAAAGAAATGGGCGTATGGGCTGGGGGACTACAGAGGTAAGATCTCCCAAAGAAGTGAGGCTTGTGACGATCTGGGAGTGGTGGAGGGCATCAGAGGGGTTATGGATGTAAGTGGAAAGGAAATTTAAATGTAGTTACTCAAACTCATTTCGTTACCTGGTTACAAATACGAATAGTATTCATCAGTTTAGTATTAGCAGATGACATGGAAATTCAAAATCTGTGTTGCCATTTGTATTATTATTGGAATTTAGATAATTCAGAAACTTCTCTGTTTTGGGACATTGATGGATAGATTGAAGAGAATTACATAACTTATATTGCTTAGAAATGTGTTTATCTGGCATACTGGTCAGTCCTACTTTTAATTCACTACCCACTCCAACTTTGCTAATCTCATCAGTATAACCTTTATCCCTCATGTTTAGATACAGCTTCCACTTAAACCTTTTAATGAAAATGCTGCCTATGATCGGTGTAGGCAGGGCACTGTCAGCTGTGCTACTGTTTTATATTAAGAGCAATGCTGATGCCTGATCACTGACACTATTATTTCTGTTTGGTGGTCGAATGGTATCTTTTATTTGCCAAATTATTATTATCAAATTTAGAAGTGACAGTGTTAATCTTTTGCAACAGCGTTGCTGAATCCTGATGTTCTGCAATATTTTGCATATGATTATACAGTAACCCATTTTGAAAACCAAACGTTGACATCTGGCATTTGTCTTTCAGTGCTGACAAAGCACAGTTCATGCAGGACTGTGAACGTTCTTACTCCATCTGGACTTTTTCTGGTGGTTTCCGAACATGGGTCAAAATGTCTCTGGTAAAAACGACAGAAGAAGATCgaagtgaatcggtggaattcagaCAAGAGGTATGGTGAACACTGTGAAGGGCATCTATATTGCAACAATGCCACAGACTGTTACCATTTCTTTGTGGGGTTTTGTTACATGGATAAATGTGTAACTTATTTCTTGACTATAAATCGGTAAAATAGATTGTAACCATCTTCCTTTCCATTTTTTGTCTGAAATCTCCTTGACAACCGATTATTATGTAGGGGAGTGGTAATTATTAATAAAATGGTATATTTAGTCTTTGCTATGTGCCCTGTAAGGAAAGAAAAGTCACTATGAGGAGAAAAAACTTGAAAGTTAACCAGCTGAAATTAGCAGCTATCTAACTGATGAGAGAATAGATTGAGTGTGGCAGAATAGGAGGAGCTGATGGAATTAATAATCACATGATGTCAGAATAGCTTTAAGAGGAAGGCAGACAAGTTGGGATTGTGAAAAGGGAAATAGTTCTGGAGTGTGACAAAGCATAAAGCCAGGAGAAGAACGTGCACATCCAGATGGAAGGCAGGGCATGAATTTGGATATGGATTGTGAGGGTTTACAAGGGTTTTGTAAACAGGCTTGAGGTGACCCAGAACAGCAATTTTGAAAGCTGAGGGAGTAACAAGACATTAGTAATGGTTTCAGTGGTAAAGAGAAGAAAAGTGAGAATAATATTTGAAAATACATTTTCAGACTTAGACAATAATACCAAAAGATAgaggaatagaattagataatTCAGCTCACAGCTTATTTTTTCCCtcagccccattcttctgccttatcTCTGCAACACCTAACTccgcaagaacctatcaatctttgtcttaaatatattaaatgactttgcctccacagcccttcatggcaacaaattccccagattcaccaccctctggttaaaggaattcctccttatctctgtactAATGGGACATTGTTTTATTCTGTTGCTGTTTTGGCTTCAGATCTTAAACTCTCCTACTagtggaaatatcctttccaaatccactctacctaggctttTCAGAATTGCCTGGGTTTCAAaaagatcctccctcatccttctgccttctattgagtacaggcccatagcCATCAAACATCCCTCACACACTAAACCTTTTATCCAcaggattattcttgtaaaccatCTCTGGACCCCCTTCAGGGCAAGCACAACCTTCCTTAGATTCCTTGGGGCCCAATATTGCTCGTGATATTCTAATTGTGGTTGACTGACACCTTATACAGCTTCagcagtacatccttgcttttatattctagttctctacAAATAAATGCAACATTGTATTTGCTGCCTTTACTATCAACcaaacctgaaaattaaccttaagggaatgCTGAACTAGGACTCTCAAGTTCCTTCATGCCTTCAATTTCTAAATTCCCtcccatttagaaattagtctacacctttattcttctTCCCAAAGTGTCACACCCAACATTTCTCTATGCAGTACTCACCTAGCCTAAGCCCTTCTGTAGAGTAATTGCCTCTGCATCACTACCTGTCCCTCTGTTTGGTTCCCTTGGGAGTCCTAGACTTAGTGAAGATGAAGAGGCTCCTATATTTTCCACAGAAGCTggctaacctgctgagtatttccaacattttttgttTTATTCCAAATTTACAGCACTTACATGGTCTTCCTTTTAGTAAACATACTTAAACACACTTTATCCAGATGTGTTCGTATTTTGATATATAAAATCAAAAACCTACAGAGGCTGGAAAAAAACAGAACATGTTGAAAAACAGAAaatagtcagcaggtcaggcagaatctgtaatAGGAGAAAGAGTCACTTTATTGGGTCCTCAACACTTAGGGAGCTTTCCAGCATTTTTAATTTGATTTTTATTCTAAACAACGCTTTTGATGTTCACACAGTCCACTCTTGTGAGATATAACAACCGTCAGCATGGTTCTGAACAGAATGACCAGTGGTTCTTCATTGTTTTTGAATGGAAGGATCCGTTCATTCAGGAAGTCCAAGATGTAAGTGGGATTATCTTTCTCTGCCGATCTTTGTATGTTAATTGACTGAGCGACTGCAGAACTATGTGATAGCCCCACACTGTACCAGTGTGGTAATACATTAGAAAAAGCTGACAAGGACCACCTGGGTCATAGCAATGTTTATATTGTTTCTACATTTAAGTATCTCCTCCTTTAGATAAGCAGAGGGGAAAATTGCCTCTAAATTATAGCTTAATTAAGATAAATATATTATTGTTTCAATGATAAAAAAATGCAATCAAATAATTTCTCAAGGGGTAATGGATTGATACAGATCAGCAGATGACTTGGTCCTGTGATATGTAAGGTACAGATCTTCCATTCATGAAATGTGAGTAGTGTATTTTCCTGTACTTTATGTGGTTAATAATCACAAATATACTCTAAATCTGAACTTGTTTGGATTAATTATCCTTTGACCATTTGCAGATAATCACAGCCAATCAATGGAACATAATTGCTATTCTGTGTGGTGTTTTCTTGGCTTTATTCAAGGCGGCAGAGTTTGCAAAACTTAGTATTAAATGGATGATTAAAATTAAAAAGAGACAGCAAAAACGCAAGGCCCAGGAACTGAACCGGATAAGTTGAACAAAGGCTCCAATTTGATCCCTTTGAAGGTATGCATTTCTGATCCATTCTGTTCTCTCCACCCAGTATTTCATCGTACATTGTGTGAAAGCTAAAAATTATGACTGCCACCAGTTTATATGTGATTATAATTAATATGATGGAATTGGACACTTTAGGCTTGTGGAAGTAAAACATTTTTTTCATTCTCAAATTGTCTGAATAGCAGTACTTGGGAAATCACACAATAGCATACCACAGCATTGTACATATAAATTCCTTGAGTCTTTTTTTGGAGTGTGGTTCTCTAtgcattaaaatatatttctAAGACAGTTATGTCATTGGGCAAATGTTTTTGTCTAACTGTGCAACTATTGTCTTATTGATTCTTGACCAGTGCCTGACGTCAGCATTCACTGTTGACATTCATGTTATTGATGTCAAATTCAAGGCAATGCTCAGACATTGCGATATACTTGAAAGTGGTGGCAGTAAATAAATTGTAAGGGGTCTGTGCAAAATTACTATTTATATGCTGCTAGTAATTAGTGTATGTGCACTGTAGTTTTCAGTATACGATAAATGGTTGCTGAATTCATCTCGAACTTTATAAATAAGCTTAGTTACATCTACAACTGCCAATAACTTAAAGTTGCCATTTTCTATGTCAATTGGAAATACAACTCAAGAATGGGATCTATGTAATTTAGGAACCATGACCATTTTAAGCAGTTA from Hemitrygon akajei chromosome 7, sHemAka1.3, whole genome shotgun sequence encodes the following:
- the pacc1 gene encoding proton-activated chloride channel isoform X1, with product MRREITGSYQELSNDEAEERRPSSDLGDENNAEEEDMNSPVLQDNDIGSTSLPFIFGKACLKNTLSVILIFIYLLLMSVAVFLAYQTITDYREKLKHPVMSVSLQEVQQYDAPGIAFYLGEAELLSCKHHFHDSFKFVVNPGQPGEVDCIKEHVSYLDPYRNQTLKSALVIRGPQDVRKKERVFLQFHLNETEEYFSAIGYLLFASFDEFRESADKAQFMQDCERSYSIWTFSGGFRTWVKMSLVKTTEEDRSESVEFRQESTLVRYNNRQHGSEQNDQWFFIVFEWKDPFIQEVQDIITANQWNIIAILCGVFLALFKAAEFAKLSIKWMIKIKKRQQKRKAQELNRIS
- the pacc1 gene encoding proton-activated chloride channel isoform X2 is translated as MNSPVLQDNDIGSTSLPFIFGKACLKNTLSVILIFIYLLLMSVAVFLAYQTITDYREKLKHPVMSVSLQEVQQYDAPGIAFYLGEAELLSCKHHFHDSFKFVVNPGQPGEVDCIKEHVSYLDPYRNQTLKSALVIRGPQDVRKKERVFLQFHLNETEEYFSAIGYLLFASFDEFRESADKAQFMQDCERSYSIWTFSGGFRTWVKMSLVKTTEEDRSESVEFRQESTLVRYNNRQHGSEQNDQWFFIVFEWKDPFIQEVQDIITANQWNIIAILCGVFLALFKAAEFAKLSIKWMIKIKKRQQKRKAQELNRIS